One window of the Procambarus clarkii isolate CNS0578487 chromosome 27, FALCON_Pclarkii_2.0, whole genome shotgun sequence genome contains the following:
- the LOC138369137 gene encoding uncharacterized protein isoform X1: protein MSKTHGDIPILEDILPSPLETVEQVESLSHELKVNSEYKKSMVQTLSQMGGASCGDTVRRMMRRIGTYGVWSQYSLVGRKRKRVFKTLDICNVIIKACINTHTNATERDVETSIADMLKNAPNKHGGNRYKGGEARIHVHHIAESDMTNNENSGEPGAWHTAESSLMSI, encoded by the exons atgtcaaaaacacatggagatataccaatcctggaagacattcttccatccccacttgaaactgttgagcaggtggaaagtctgtcacatgagctaaaagttaacagtgaatataaaaagagtatg gtccagacgctgtctcaaatgggcggtgcaagctgtggagacacagtgagacgaatgatgaggaggatagggacctatggggtctggtctcagtattcactcgttgggcgcaagaggaaacgtgtcttcaaaaccttggatatttgtaatgtaataataa aagcctgtatcaacacccacactaatgcaactgaaagagatgttgagacaagtattgctgatatgttgaagaacgccccaaacaaacacggtggaaacagatacaag ggtggtgaagcaagaatacatgtgcatcacatagcagagtcggatatgacgaataatgaaaacagcggagagcctggtgcatggcataccgctgaatcttctctaatgtctatatag
- the LOC138369137 gene encoding uncharacterized protein isoform X2, producing the protein MLKNAPNKLGGNRYKVQTLSQMGGASCGDTVRRMMRRIGTYGVWSQYSLVGRKRKRVFKTLDICNVIIKACINTHTNATERDVETSIADMLKNAPNKHGGNRYKGGEARIHVHHIAESDMTNNENSGEPGAWHTAESSLMSI; encoded by the exons atgttgaagaacgccccaaacaaactcggtggaaacagatacaag gtccagacgctgtctcaaatgggcggtgcaagctgtggagacacagtgagacgaatgatgaggaggatagggacctatggggtctggtctcagtattcactcgttgggcgcaagaggaaacgtgtcttcaaaaccttggatatttgtaatgtaataataa aagcctgtatcaacacccacactaatgcaactgaaagagatgttgagacaagtattgctgatatgttgaagaacgccccaaacaaacacggtggaaacagatacaag ggtggtgaagcaagaatacatgtgcatcacatagcagagtcggatatgacgaataatgaaaacagcggagagcctggtgcatggcataccgctgaatcttctctaatgtctatatag